The Rhizobium leguminosarum region AATGATCGCCAGAGGCGAAAGACCGGTGTTTGCCCCGTAGAGCCATGGCTCGAGCACGTTGTTGCTGACGAGTTCTGTGGTCAGATAGAGAGCGCCGACCCAGACCACGAGCGACCAGCCAGGCGCGATCGCGAGGGCCAGAAACAACGGAAGGATCATGCCGATGATCGCGCCGATATATGGTACGAACCGCAGAACAAGTGTGAGCAGCCCCCAGAGGATGGCGTTCGGAATGCCGAGCGCCCATAGGCCGATGGAGATCGGCACGGCGTAGAGCGTGTTCACCACCAACTGCATCAGCAGGTATCGCCCGACCCGGTTGCCTGCGTCCTGCAGAGCCGCGGTCGTCCGGTGGAGATCTCCCAAGCCAACCAGCCGGATGAAACGGTCGCGCAGGTCTTCTCGCTCGAGGAGCATGAAGATCACCAGCACGACCACGAGACCAGCAGTCGCGAACGGGCTGATGAGCGGCAGAAGAAGGTTGCCTAGCGTCTGGATCGGATCGGAACGTGTCACGATCTCGACTGGCATTGGTTCGCGGGTCGTGGGCGTCTGGGCGGTCGGGCTCTTGCTTTCGATGGCCCGCGTCTGGATCTCGGCGCCGACGCGTTCGACCGCCCTGCTCAGATGGTCGAGGACGCCGTTTCCGGCGCCCGCTTGGGCGAGGGAATGAACCTTGTCGACCAGATTTCTTTGGTAGGTGGGGATGTTCTCCGCAAGGTTCGTCACCTGCGTCGCCACGACCATGCTGAATACGCCGATCGCGCAAAACGCCGACACGACGGCGAGAAGAACAGCGGCGATCTTTGGAACGGAGCGCTTGCGAAGGAAAGAGACGATCGGGGCCAGCGTGAACGCAAGGAGAAGCGAAAGCGCGAGGGGAACGAAGATCTCCTGGCCCAGCCGGAGGATGACGGCCACTCCAATGAGGATCAATATCGTGCTGCCCGACAGCTTGCTGCGAAGCTCGCCCTCTGCAAGTCGATGGGGATCGCCGGTCGGCGCCTTCGTGGTCTTTGAAAGTTCCGCGCCGTTCACCGCCCGCCCCCTATCTTCAGAGGAAAACCTATACGCTCGACATGGATGGAGGCGCACATCCTATTCGTAAGTGTTCAGTCGTATCGCAGGCTGGCTTTCAAGTCTCTAAGTTCGCCGTCCTGTCTAAGCGCGGCTTGCTCGGTGCCGAGGCGACAGGCTTCGTTGGTCGCCGATATCACCTCGTTCAATTGGTCGATCTGCCCCTGAAGTTCGAATGCCATGCAAGTCGAGGTGAGCC contains the following coding sequences:
- a CDS encoding AI-2E family transporter; amino-acid sequence: MNGAELSKTTKAPTGDPHRLAEGELRSKLSGSTILILIGVAVILRLGQEIFVPLALSLLLAFTLAPIVSFLRKRSVPKIAAVLLAVVSAFCAIGVFSMVVATQVTNLAENIPTYQRNLVDKVHSLAQAGAGNGVLDHLSRAVERVGAEIQTRAIESKSPTAQTPTTREPMPVEIVTRSDPIQTLGNLLLPLISPFATAGLVVVLVIFMLLEREDLRDRFIRLVGLGDLHRTTAALQDAGNRVGRYLLMQLVVNTLYAVPISIGLWALGIPNAILWGLLTLVLRFVPYIGAIIGMILPLFLALAIAPGWSLVVWVGALYLTTELVSNNVLEPWLYGANTGLSPLAIIISAIFWSWLWGPLGLMLSTPLTVCLVVLGRHVPQFGVLDVLLGNEPVLEPHEKLYQRLLAGDPNEASDNAEEFLQEEYLVDYYDNVGLPALLLGETDRQRGVLSENQIILVASSSLSLVENLSDIAEEEENEDETASDAGLETGSERELPDGQGRSLLCIGGRGGLDDAAAAMLSQVLEVQGATSTTSSYSDHAARGSLAVPIDGVDTAIVIFLNGNSKSRARQIVRRLKRLKPDLRVGLLMPTANGLDYAPIDPSEIDADFIETSIAQAARSGLVMSTPVSLKTVVRKIARRGLPSDRPSAASN